The genomic stretch TACCCTATACCTGCATTATGGAAAGCAGTATCTGAAAGATTGTTATGTTGAAGGAAGTGTGGACTTCATTTTCGGCAATAGCTCAGCACTTCTGGAGCATTGTCATATCCACTGCAAGTCAGCAGGTTTCATAACTGCCCAAAGCAGGAAATCTTCCCAGGAGACAACAGGATATGTATTCTTAAGGTATGTTGGTTTGCTAACCTTTTGCCCATCTTGGTTGAAGTTGCTTGTGGCTTACATAAGCAATTGAATCCTTGAATTGTATGGAACCATGTTTAGTTCTCTCTTTTCTTGGAGAAGTAACTATCAACCAAAAATAGCGAAAGGAAAAAGAGACAATAATGATACTTATGCTATAATATTTTTTGGATGTGGTCCAATATCCCAGTGGATAGGGTTTTGGTTTCCACCCATATGTCCCGGGTTCGAAACTCCCCCGTCCCCTAAATTGTTGTTGTAGTTTTGAaccctccccctccccttaataataataataatttaaacgGGAAAATTAATATTTGAATGAAATCTTGCCGTGATACTCTCTTGACGCTTGACTTTCCGGTTTCCCTATGTCTTTCTGATACAAGTTAGAGTTCCATACTTTCTAATGCAACATTTGATGACTTATGAAACTTGGTTGTGTTTTCTTGTACTTCATTGATGAACGattgatgatttgttttcttttacttCAAAAACCAACCCTGTTTTCTTGAATTGTTGCAGATGTGTAATCACTGGAAATGGTGGGACTTCATATGCATATCTAGGACGACCGTGGGGACCTTTTGGAAGAGTCGTTTTTGCATATACATTTATGGATGGATGCATCAGACATGTAGGATGGAATAATTGGGGTAAAACAGAGAATGAACGAAGTGCTTGCTTTTATGAATACAGGTATGCATACTTTAGTCCATCTGCATAGTACTTTTATTCTACAGTGCCTCCGTTCGGTGGAACGTTGTCTTATCAAACCAAACGATGGACATGGACTACAATAACTTCGGAGGAACGTGGTGTCTTATCAAACCAAACTAGTTTGTTTTTAGATGGTTCATGTGGGGTAcctaaaaggaaaattaaacaGAGCTGAGAAGGGAAAGATGTTTACCTTAATTGGGTTCTCAAGCTTGTGGCTTTGTTACCTGCTCTTGCGCGTAACAACTTCTTGAAGTAGTGATTgttgttttgaaatttaaagTTTCTTTCGAGTTCGTGAGTAGAGGCAGAGTTTGACAAGCTTGCATCGTTGAATGAAAATTGCAGGTGTTTTGGACCGGGTAGTTGCCCATCGAAACGGGTGACATGGGCTAGAGAACTGGTAGACGAGGAAGCAGACCAGTTCCTCCAGCATCGTTTCATCGACCCAGATCCGGGAAGGCCTTGGCTTGCCCAGAGAATGGCCCTAAGAATACCATATTCTGCCTAGGAGTTAAAACATGGGAAATATTCCCTATAAAGTTGGTCGAGTATACTGAAATCATTTTACGACGAAAGAATAAGATATGCACTGTAGCTATTTCAAGACGCCCGAGGCGTTACAAGGCCATTTTTAGCGTTTGAGCTTCGTATCCCGCCCGATGTAACTGCTTGTTTCAAAgacttttatgttttgatttgGCTAGATTTATCCATGATAATATTGATTAACTCGTTCCATTCTTTGGTTTCATTTTCATCCTTGGCCTTCAACATGGATAGTTTATGGTATTACTTATCTTGTGATGATAAAAATCCTTTTCCGTTCGACCTCCAACCGATGTATATCCAACTTTAAGACGATACTCAACCTATATTTTACAAAGCTGTTATAAACAGTCGTCCGTTACCAAAAACACATTTATAGATGCATGTTATGGCTAGGAAGAGGATCCCCTCCGATTTATTTTGCAAGGATTTTCACTTTCTAGCTATTGATCGTATATCGTAAGGTTAATTTTTGTcagatattatttgtgtttaattgtaaataaaaaaaaacaaataattttttactacaTATACATAATgaataattaaaatgtaaaaattgTTAGGATTTCCATAAAGTGAATTCGGAAGAGATCTAATTCCTTATGGGTAGGGGACATGGAAATCTTGTCCTAGGCCTCACGGC from Pyrus communis chromosome 7, drPyrComm1.1, whole genome shotgun sequence encodes the following:
- the LOC137739635 gene encoding pectinesterase 31-like, which codes for MAALVLRVAQDGSGDFRTVQEAIDAVPLCNTRRTVIRVASGIYRQPVYVPKTKNLITLAGLAPELTVLTWNNTATKIEHHQASRVIGTGTFGCGSAIVEGEDFIAENITFENSAPEGSGQAVAIRVTADRCAFYNCRFLGWQDTLYLHYGKQYLKDCYVEGSVDFIFGNSSALLEHCHIHCKSAGFITAQSRKSSQETTGYVFLRCVITGNGGTSYAYLGRPWGPFGRVVFAYTFMDGCIRHVGWNNWGKTENERSACFYEYRCFGPGSCPSKRVTWARELVDEEADQFLQHRFIDPDPGRPWLAQRMALRIPYSA